In one window of Methanococcoides methylutens DNA:
- a CDS encoding rubrerythrin family protein, producing MSTIENLKEAFAGESMANRKYLAFAKMADEEGFTKIAKLFRAAAAAETVHAHSHLRVLGEVKSTEENLQEAIAGETMEFNEMYPAFIEEAEKEGNKKAVRSFDLANKVEKVHAELYQKALDNMDDNEDTDYYVCEVCGYTVEGEAPERCPICGAVHSKFSKVD from the coding sequence ATGAGTACTATCGAAAATCTGAAAGAAGCGTTTGCTGGCGAATCAATGGCAAACAGGAAGTACCTTGCTTTTGCAAAAATGGCTGATGAAGAAGGATTCACAAAGATCGCTAAATTGTTCAGGGCTGCTGCTGCTGCAGAAACAGTACACGCTCACAGCCACCTGAGGGTTCTGGGAGAGGTAAAGAGCACTGAAGAAAATCTTCAGGAAGCAATAGCTGGTGAGACCATGGAATTCAACGAGATGTACCCTGCCTTCATCGAGGAAGCAGAAAAAGAGGGTAACAAAAAGGCTGTCCGTAGCTTTGATCTGGCGAATAAGGTCGAGAAGGTACATGCTGAGCTCTATCAGAAAGCACTGGACAATATGGATGACAACGAAGATACTGATTACTACGTCTGTGAGGTCTGCGGATATACCGTAGAGGGTGAAGCACCTGAAAGGTGTCCGATCTGCGGAGCTGTACATTCAAAGTTCAGTAAAGTGGATTAA
- a CDS encoding CDP-2,3-bis-(O-geranylgeranyl)-sn-glycerol synthase produces MVLAIWLMLPAYLPNPFAAVFGGGRPIDGGKTMSDGRRILGDGKTFRGFFAGLICGTLAGLLQMRLIESYPVILGAQLPTFGTGGLNTTIVVFALAFGSLFGDMFMSFFKRRMGLKRGAPLPVVDQLDFVMGALLFAYLASPYWFSEQFTFTIILVILIITPLLHLVTNVIGYFMGVKKEPW; encoded by the coding sequence ATTGTTCTTGCAATATGGTTAATGCTTCCTGCATATCTTCCGAATCCTTTTGCAGCTGTCTTTGGAGGCGGCAGGCCTATCGACGGAGGAAAAACAATGTCTGATGGCAGGCGCATCCTTGGAGATGGAAAGACCTTCCGCGGTTTCTTTGCAGGACTTATATGCGGTACTCTTGCAGGACTATTACAGATGCGACTGATCGAAAGCTATCCTGTAATATTGGGAGCACAACTACCAACATTCGGAACAGGCGGACTGAACACGACCATCGTGGTATTCGCACTTGCTTTTGGCTCCCTTTTCGGGGACATGTTCATGAGTTTCTTCAAACGGCGTATGGGATTAAAACGCGGAGCTCCGCTACCTGTTGTAGACCAGCTTGATTTCGTCATGGGAGCATTGTTATTTGCCTACCTTGCATCCCCATACTGGTTCTCCGAACAATTCACATTCACGATCATATTGGTTATACTGATCATCACACCCCTGCTTCACCTTGTGACGAATGTTATAGGATATTTCATGGGTGTCAAGAAAGAACCATGGTAA
- the pyrE gene encoding orotate phosphoribosyltransferase gives MTTSSNDKEELIDALKACGAVKFGDFTLASGKKSKYYIDIKKASSDPGTLKIIAKQAAALIKAMDIDIIGGVALGGVPIATAVSLETNMPLLLIRKSAKEYGTGGRFVGDVTEGDRIILLEDVTTSGGSVLEAIGAVREAGCIIDKVITVVDREDGATENLNEINVKLVPLVRASDLLADN, from the coding sequence ATGACAACATCATCAAATGACAAAGAAGAACTTATAGATGCACTCAAAGCCTGTGGAGCTGTTAAGTTCGGGGACTTTACCCTTGCATCAGGAAAGAAGAGCAAATATTATATCGATATCAAAAAGGCCAGTTCCGACCCCGGCACATTGAAGATCATTGCAAAACAGGCAGCTGCACTGATCAAGGCAATGGACATCGACATCATCGGAGGTGTTGCACTGGGAGGCGTTCCGATCGCCACAGCCGTATCCCTTGAGACGAACATGCCACTACTACTAATACGCAAATCTGCAAAAGAGTATGGCACCGGCGGCAGGTTCGTGGGTGATGTTACAGAAGGTGACAGGATCATACTGCTTGAAGATGTAACCACCAGTGGTGGTTCCGTTCTTGAGGCAATTGGTGCTGTACGTGAAGCCGGATGTATCATTGACAAAGTGATCACTGTTGTGGACCGTGAAGATGGTGCAACAGAGAACCTAAATGAAATCAATGTTAAGCTGGTCCCTCTTGTACGTGCCAGTGACCTGCTTGCTGACAATTAA
- the hcp gene encoding hydroxylamine reductase has product MFCYQCEETMNGEGCTKNGMCGKKGEVSDLQDDLIYVLKSVAYYNQKARKAKISEESTDDFMLDALFSTITNTDFRATGIQDRIDRGFELRDEIRQKLLDNNALDESDLPEIATVTPENLKDRDTGILATENEDIRSLRELLIFGIKGIAAYAHHAMMLDQINKKVNSFVEEGLVATTDDSLTDKNLISMVLKCGEKGFDAMAALDTANTTAFGNPEPTEVNIGTRDKPGILISGHDLNDLKQLLDQTEGTGVDVYTHGEMLPANSYPEFKKYEHLVGNYGGSWWHQKQEFESFNGPILLTSNCIVPPKKTYIDRIYTTGSVGFDGVTHLVPKDGKKDFSAIIEQAKKCEPPVQLEEGTIMGGFAYNSVLSNADKIVDAVKAGKIKKFIVMAGCDGRHKDRQYYTDFAEALPKDTVILTAGCAKYRYNKLNLGDIDGIPRVLDAGQCNDSFSLVIIAQGLMARLGFIDVNEAPISYNIAWYEQKAVLVLLALLRMGIQDIVLGPKLPAFVSPNVLKVLVDEFNISPNTTVEEDMERLLK; this is encoded by the coding sequence ATGTTCTGTTACCAGTGTGAAGAAACAATGAACGGAGAAGGCTGCACAAAGAACGGCATGTGCGGTAAGAAAGGTGAAGTCTCAGACCTTCAGGACGATCTTATCTATGTGCTTAAGAGTGTTGCATACTACAACCAGAAAGCAAGAAAGGCAAAGATATCTGAAGAGAGCACTGATGATTTCATGCTCGATGCGCTGTTCTCCACCATAACAAATACCGATTTCAGGGCGACCGGAATTCAGGACCGAATTGACAGAGGATTTGAACTGCGGGATGAGATCAGACAAAAACTACTGGACAACAATGCACTTGATGAGAGCGACCTTCCTGAGATCGCAACCGTAACCCCGGAAAACCTCAAGGACAGGGATACCGGCATACTTGCAACAGAGAACGAAGATATCCGGTCATTAAGGGAATTGCTGATCTTTGGTATCAAAGGAATTGCAGCATATGCACATCATGCAATGATGCTTGACCAGATCAATAAAAAAGTAAATTCATTTGTGGAAGAAGGCCTTGTAGCAACTACAGATGATAGCCTGACCGATAAGAACCTCATCTCAATGGTCCTGAAATGCGGGGAAAAGGGCTTTGACGCAATGGCAGCACTTGACACGGCAAATACAACTGCATTCGGAAATCCGGAACCTACAGAGGTCAATATTGGAACAAGGGATAAACCAGGAATACTCATCAGCGGACATGACCTGAATGACCTGAAACAGCTATTGGATCAGACCGAGGGAACAGGTGTCGATGTCTATACTCACGGTGAAATGCTGCCTGCAAACTCATATCCTGAATTTAAGAAATACGAACACCTTGTCGGAAACTATGGAGGCTCCTGGTGGCACCAGAAGCAGGAGTTTGAAAGTTTCAACGGACCGATACTGCTGACAAGTAACTGTATAGTCCCTCCAAAGAAGACCTACATTGACAGAATATACACCACCGGTTCTGTTGGTTTTGATGGCGTCACACATCTCGTACCCAAAGATGGGAAGAAAGATTTCTCAGCGATAATCGAGCAGGCAAAGAAATGTGAACCTCCGGTACAGCTGGAAGAAGGTACCATAATGGGCGGTTTTGCTTACAATTCCGTACTATCCAATGCCGACAAGATCGTTGATGCCGTCAAAGCAGGCAAGATAAAGAAGTTCATTGTAATGGCAGGATGTGACGGTCGCCACAAGGACAGGCAGTACTACACTGACTTTGCAGAAGCACTACCAAAGGATACTGTCATACTTACCGCAGGATGTGCAAAATATCGATACAATAAGCTTAACCTTGGAGACATTGACGGCATTCCAAGGGTACTGGATGCAGGGCAGTGTAATGATTCATTTTCACTTGTGATCATTGCCCAGGGGCTTATGGCCAGACTTGGATTTATAGATGTTAACGAAGCACCGATCTCGTACAATATCGCATGGTACGAACAAAAGGCAGTCCTTGTGTTGCTTGCCCTCCTGAGGATGGGAATACAGGATATTGTCCTTGGCCCAAAACTACCTGCATTTGTCTCACCAAATGTTCTCAAGGTGCTGGTGGATGAGTTCAACATATCACCTAATACCACCGTGGAAGAGGACATGGAGAGACTCTTAAAATAA
- a CDS encoding cupin domain-containing protein — translation MKIIDLEKAPEKDNPHNVLAKGLFDTDQVQVVHLELKPGESLKLHKTPMNVFFYVLEGTGIVVIGDEEETVSKDMLIDSPKAIPHLLRNESDSLFRFLVVKLKE, via the coding sequence ATGAAAATTATAGACCTAGAGAAAGCACCTGAGAAAGACAACCCCCACAACGTACTTGCAAAAGGACTCTTTGATACCGATCAGGTACAGGTCGTACACCTTGAGCTTAAACCCGGAGAGTCACTGAAGTTGCACAAAACACCAATGAACGTGTTCTTCTACGTACTCGAAGGAACCGGCATTGTTGTGATCGGAGATGAGGAAGAAACTGTTTCAAAGGACATGCTTATCGACAGTCCAAAAGCCATCCCTCACTTGCTGAGGAATGAAAGTGACAGCCTTTTCCGTTTCCTCGTTGTGAAACTGAAAGAGTGA
- the purD gene encoding phosphoribosylamine--glycine ligase, with protein MNVLIVGGGGRENAIANAVARSERNPTMFSVMAKKNPGIASLCEDVLLVKETEVEKVVEYAISKNIEVAFIGPEAPLAAGLADALEDAGIGAVGPRKDVARIEFDKAWARNFMRDNNIDGCPAFKVFSSEEGLEDYIEELGNVAIKPAGLTGGKGVKVMGDQLPDTKAAFEYSRSLLDGDNLVVEENLIGEEFTLQAFVDGKNLAFTPCVQDHKRAFENDLGPNTGGMGSYSSADELLPFMNVDDIEPAREIMKATVKALHEATGTPFKGILYGQFILTKDGPKVIEFNARFGDPEAMNVLPLLDTDMVDVMSAVANGTLDELDVKFAHKATVCKYAVPAGYPDEPTKDKEVIVGDIGDAILFYSSVYEKDGKVYTTGSRAVAVVGIEDTIDKAEKIAQNALENIIGDLHFRSDIGKPELIQRRIDHMEEIRG; from the coding sequence ATGAATGTTCTAATCGTTGGTGGCGGCGGCAGAGAAAATGCTATCGCAAATGCTGTTGCAAGAAGTGAACGCAATCCCACTATGTTCTCAGTTATGGCAAAAAAGAATCCGGGAATTGCCAGCTTGTGCGAAGATGTGCTTTTAGTTAAAGAGACAGAAGTGGAAAAGGTAGTCGAGTACGCAATATCAAAGAACATCGAAGTCGCTTTTATCGGACCGGAAGCACCTCTTGCAGCCGGCCTTGCCGATGCCCTTGAGGATGCAGGGATCGGGGCTGTCGGACCCAGAAAGGATGTCGCACGCATCGAGTTCGACAAAGCATGGGCACGCAATTTCATGAGGGACAACAACATCGATGGCTGTCCTGCATTCAAGGTATTCTCCAGTGAGGAAGGACTTGAGGACTACATTGAGGAATTGGGCAACGTTGCGATCAAGCCAGCAGGACTTACAGGAGGCAAAGGCGTCAAGGTCATGGGCGACCAGTTACCTGACACAAAGGCTGCTTTTGAATATTCAAGATCATTACTCGATGGTGACAATCTTGTTGTGGAAGAAAACCTGATCGGCGAGGAGTTCACATTACAGGCATTTGTTGATGGAAAGAACCTTGCATTCACACCATGTGTGCAGGACCACAAACGTGCCTTTGAGAACGACCTCGGACCAAACACCGGTGGCATGGGATCATATTCCAGCGCTGATGAGCTTCTTCCTTTCATGAACGTCGATGATATCGAACCTGCAAGGGAGATCATGAAGGCAACCGTGAAAGCCCTCCATGAAGCAACAGGCACGCCATTCAAGGGAATCCTTTACGGCCAGTTCATCCTTACAAAAGACGGACCAAAGGTAATCGAGTTCAATGCAAGATTTGGTGACCCTGAAGCAATGAACGTGCTTCCACTGCTAGATACCGACATGGTTGATGTCATGTCTGCAGTTGCCAATGGAACACTTGATGAGCTGGATGTGAAATTCGCTCACAAGGCAACAGTTTGCAAGTATGCAGTACCTGCAGGATATCCTGATGAGCCAACAAAGGACAAGGAAGTTATCGTTGGTGATATCGGTGATGCGATATTGTTCTATTCAAGCGTATATGAAAAGGATGGAAAAGTTTACACCACCGGCTCCAGGGCTGTAGCTGTCGTGGGTATCGAGGACACCATCGACAAAGCTGAGAAGATCGCACAGAATGCACTTGAGAACATTATTGGAGACCTTCATTTCAGAAGTGATATTGGAAAGCCTGAGCTTATCCAGAGAAGAATAGACCACATGGAAGAGATCCGTGGTTAA
- the argF gene encoding ornithine carbamoyltransferase — MKHLLSMTDLTSDEIIEILDMAEDLKEKRVRGKVTDLLKNKSLAMIFEKSSTRTRVSFEVAMSDLGGHSIYLNSRDIQIGRGETVSDTAQVLSRYVAGITARVNSHKTVEDLAAHSQVPVINALSDLEHPCQILADFLTIREYKNSLKGLKFAWIGDGNNVCNSLILGCALVGMEIAVACPEGYEPNADIVAKGRELGGNINVTNDPQEAARDADVLYTDVWVSMGDEEERDKRLSDLADYQINSELVALSKHNVIVMHCLPAHRGEEISAEVMEGPHSVVFDQAENRLHAQKALILKLMA, encoded by the coding sequence ATGAAACATTTACTATCAATGACCGACCTGACATCCGATGAGATCATCGAGATCCTTGATATGGCAGAAGACCTCAAGGAGAAGAGGGTACGCGGAAAGGTCACAGACCTGCTTAAGAACAAAAGCCTTGCGATGATATTCGAAAAATCATCCACAAGGACAAGGGTTTCATTCGAGGTTGCTATGAGCGACCTTGGAGGACACTCCATTTACCTTAATTCAAGAGATATACAGATCGGACGCGGCGAAACCGTTTCAGACACTGCCCAGGTGCTCTCCCGCTATGTTGCAGGGATCACTGCAAGGGTGAACAGCCACAAGACCGTTGAGGATCTTGCTGCTCATTCACAGGTACCGGTAATTAATGCACTTTCCGACCTTGAACACCCATGCCAGATACTGGCGGATTTCCTGACCATCCGTGAATACAAGAACAGCCTTAAAGGATTGAAGTTCGCATGGATCGGTGACGGTAACAACGTATGTAATTCACTTATTCTCGGCTGTGCTCTCGTTGGCATGGAGATCGCTGTTGCATGTCCTGAAGGCTACGAGCCAAATGCAGACATCGTAGCAAAGGGAAGGGAACTTGGCGGAAATATTAACGTCACGAACGATCCGCAGGAAGCCGCAAGGGATGCAGATGTATTGTATACCGATGTGTGGGTATCCATGGGTGATGAGGAAGAGAGGGACAAAAGGCTAAGCGACCTCGCAGACTACCAGATCAATTCCGAACTGGTCGCTCTCTCAAAACACAACGTGATCGTTATGCATTGCCTGCCTGCACACAGAGGCGAGGAGATCTCAGCAGAGGTTATGGAAGGACCTCATTCCGTGGTATTTGACCAGGCAGAGAACCGCCTGCACGCACAGAAGGCTCTTATACTGAAACTGATGGCATGA
- a CDS encoding GNAT family N-acetyltransferase yields MKLEWSKDNIVFSYCTEADLKEIAEMLSKESVCKYMFFGPTTEEDTIAYFSPLISSIEGSLKEDKIPHINVFTIREKDTGKFIGQCALFPIEFTNGNYLIGYQIDDSQWRKGYGSAACEFLVYYAFNVLDAFRITGDCTEGNVASEKTMRRSGFQSEGRQRKYWSHNGKWHDRLLFALLKKDISKERMEALKTTYQ; encoded by the coding sequence ATGAAGCTAGAGTGGAGTAAGGATAACATCGTTTTTAGCTATTGTACAGAAGCAGACCTAAAAGAGATAGCAGAAATGCTTTCTAAGGAAAGTGTTTGCAAGTACATGTTCTTCGGACCAACTACAGAAGAAGATACAATTGCCTATTTTTCACCACTTATCAGCTCAATAGAGGGATCCTTAAAAGAAGATAAGATACCGCACATCAATGTATTCACGATCAGGGAAAAGGACACGGGTAAATTTATAGGCCAATGTGCCTTGTTCCCGATAGAGTTCACCAATGGGAATTACCTCATTGGATACCAGATCGATGATAGCCAATGGAGAAAGGGATATGGAAGTGCTGCCTGTGAGTTCCTTGTATATTATGCATTCAATGTACTTGATGCATTCAGGATCACAGGTGATTGTACAGAAGGTAATGTGGCCTCTGAAAAAACAATGAGAAGATCAGGTTTCCAGTCGGAAGGAAGACAAAGAAAATACTGGTCACATAACGGCAAATGGCATGACAGGCTTCTTTTCGCTTTATTGAAAAAAGATATTTCCAAAGAGAGAATGGAAGCATTGAAAACCACATACCAATGA
- a CDS encoding J domain-containing protein, whose translation MVKIKGHEIDPIIIKSAGNRRAMQFKNNIITVLRKIGINENDIDIPLERLAMKKAKASATWYLSDHRMHYSHNLQNKYVENLHILSRVIEIEIDRVLSEEKTLSDFILEFKEDSDVYNKRAEAREFFDCDHDETDFEIINKKYKLMAKELHPDMPTGDTEKFKKLNIAHKILKRELT comes from the coding sequence ATGGTAAAAATAAAAGGACACGAGATCGATCCCATCATAATAAAGAGTGCTGGCAATCGAAGAGCTATGCAATTTAAGAATAATATTATTACTGTATTAAGAAAGATCGGCATTAACGAAAATGATATTGATATTCCTCTCGAACGTCTCGCGATGAAAAAAGCTAAAGCTTCTGCAACCTGGTATCTATCAGACCATCGGATGCATTACAGTCATAACCTGCAAAATAAATATGTCGAAAATCTTCATATCCTATCCAGGGTCATTGAGATCGAAATCGATAGAGTCCTTTCTGAAGAAAAAACACTATCGGATTTTATATTAGAGTTTAAAGAAGATTCTGATGTTTATAATAAGCGAGCAGAGGCACGAGAATTTTTTGATTGTGACCATGATGAGACCGATTTTGAGATCATTAATAAAAAATACAAATTGATGGCAAAAGAATTGCACCCGGATATGCCAACTGGGGACACTGAAAAATTCAAGAAGCTAAATATTGCACACAAGATACTGAAGAGAGAATTGACATAA